CATCCATTCGGTACGGTTCATGAAACTAAGGAAGATGCAGAAGCTGACGAAAATCATAGTTAGGTATATCCTCTTAAAAATATCCAAAAATTAGTTAAGTCCCTCAAACCTAAATGTTGGAGGGACTTTATATTAGGATATTTTAACTATATGACCTTTATTTTTACCAAGAACCTCCATGATGATAATTATAATACAGTTCATTATCTTTAACCACAATTGATGTTACTAGCCGAGTAGTCTTGCCAAGAAATTCACTTTCCCCAGTTACTGCATCATACTTAATATACTCTACACAATTTTCTTTACTAGTAGGCATCATATACACAATATATTTATCAAATACTTCATATCTATCTTTTGAAGGGATTATGCTTTTTGTTGATATTTTCTCGTTTACATTTTCACTACTTCTATGTAGACACATTTCTTTATCAATATAATAGATATGTTCATAATTAAAATGGTAACTAATATCTTGAAGTATTTCATAACAATTATCTGCAATCTTAATTTTATTACCATTAATTATGTCAAGTTTTATCAACTCATCATTTGTATTTATATATAATATATAATCATTTAAATTCTCAGCTTCTAAGTCAACCAACATACAAAAAGGTGATGTGTTTTCCACATTATACATTTGACCTAATTTTACATTATCAGCCAATTGTTCCTTTATATTTATATCATTCAAACTAACTTTCATCAATCTGTTATCTATAGTCATATAATAGAATTCATTATTGTATTCCCATAGTATTTCAGCACAATCAATAGAAATTAATTGTTCTTCTTTAGTAAAAATATTATATGTTTTTAATTTATTGGTATCATCTATAAGAGTAATCATCCTTTTATTATCCACTACATGAAAAATAAAATCATTGGGTACATTATTACAAATTTTTTGTTTTTCTTTAGTTTCCATATTACTTCTATATAAAGACATATCTGAACATTCTATTCCATAAACCCAGTTACCACAAACTTTTGGTCCAGTATAATGAATATTATCGAATATGGGAGTAATGTTATTATTATCCTTGTTATAAACATATACTCTTTCATCCCATCCTGTATAAGAGGTAAATATCCCACATCTTTCATCATCATGAATCACTTTTCCTGGTAATTGTCCTGTAATTGGTTTTATTGATAAAAGGTTGGTGAAAGTTTTTGAATTATGATAATAAATATTTCCTTTTCCACTAAACATAAAGTCCATTTCACTAATGAGGCGTATGTATTCACCTTCTGAAATATCATTTGTTATTTTATATATGACATTATATCTATCATATTTTAAATAGTAATATATCTCATTATTAAGTTCAATTATTTGACCTACTTGTGTTTCTGATAGCAATACTACTTTATTGCTACCAAATTTCATTCTATAAAATCTATCAGTAGTATCTACAAAATATATATAATCTCCAATAATTTCATATGTTTTTACACACTTATCCATCACTTGGCTGTGCTTAGATTTTTTATAGCAATATAAAATATCAGATTCTGGTACTTTATAATATATTTCATCGCCATTAAAAACTCTTACTTCACTTACCTTAAAGTCTGTAATACGTTTTTTATGACCATCTTCTCTGCAAATAACATATACATATCGCTGGTCTTCATCTACATAAGCAATTAACTTATCTGAATAGTCATATTGATAGACATCATCTTTTATACTACTTATTATTTCCTTTTCTTCACCAATTTTCTTTAAATTCATAAAGCTATTTACAAAATATCCAGAATCAATGTAAATATTAGGCTCTATATATTCAGGATATCTATAATAATAAAATTCATCGCAATATTCTAATGTGTTTTTATACATAATATTATTGTCATATATAGCCCAATCATCATATAAAAATATTGATGCTTCTTTAAACGGATATTGTTCCATCATTTGTCCATTTATTAAGTCATTTATCTCTATTGAAATGTTCACTGAATCATAATCGTAATTACATATGTAGTTTAAATGAGTATCAGTTATTTTTATGGAGGTTGCATCATCTGCTATTACAGTGTTTTTCCTAGTATTTTTATTGCATAATATTATATTATTATTATTATTTATGATTGGAAATGCTAGAATAAACCATTCATTAATAACTTTATAGTCAATAGATTTTTCAGAACTTACAGTATGGTATATAACTTCGTATTCCATCCTTCCACAAGCTTTTCTATAGATTGAATTTTCACTTGAAAAGTAAATCCAATCATTCATAAATCTATAGATCGGATCATCAATCACATCTTTAAATCCATTATCGTCATAAATAATAAGCGCACATCCTTGCTTATTTACCCATCCTTCTTGTTCATCATTTATAGTAATATGATACCAGACGTCACCCTCATCATCTTTTATAATATCTATTATTTTATATTCCTTATTTTTTTCTAACTGTCCAATTTCACCACTTGTTTTATCTAAAGAGCATCGTATAGGTACTTGCTCTAATTCGGTTCTAACATAGATTCCTTCATATTTTTGAATTGGTTCTAAATATTCACCAAATGCCCATCCTTCATATGTCTCATCATATGGTCCTCTTTCAGAAATATAATACCAATAATTTTCCTTTCCATTTACTTGGAATTTATCTTTTGTATGTCCAATTACATTGAGACAAGTATCCTTTATAAAAAAATCAACTGTTCCATGCTCTTCATCATATAATGAATGTTTTATGCTTTTTGCATTGATATCAGGTTTTTTTCTAAACTTAACATTAGACGTTGCAATAACACTTTCGCTTTTAGTTATTACTTCATAACCATCAATTAAATATATTTCATTTTCTTTATCTATAAAAGAATATCCATCACTTTCACCTTCGCTATAAGTTGATATCGTTTTTGCATCTATAGTTTTACTATATTCTTGTTTCAATTCTATATTTTCCATATTATTTATATTAGTATTTCCTACAGATAAGTCTTCAGCAAACTCATTATCTTTTTTGGCTATATTATCAGAATTATTCGTAGTTGCAGTAGAACAACCAACTAGGAATGAAATCGACAATATTATCATCAACAATCTTTTCATAGATATATACCCCTTGAAATTACTATTTTTATGAAAAATTAGTATATCAGATTTATCTTTTCCCGATACCCACAATATTAATATTACTCTATTTTATCATATTTGTCTATCATACCATCTAAATTAGATTTACTGAAATTAAAATTAATAATACTTGTTTTCAATTACTTAAAAATCCCCCAAACACAAGTGTTTGAGGGATTGTAAGTTTTGAAATATTATCTCTTGGAAAATTGAGGTGCACGTCTTGCAGCCTTTAATCCATATTTCTTTCTTTCTTTCATTCTTGGGTCTCTTGTTAAGAAACCTGCTTTTTTAAGTGCTGGACGGAATTCATCATCAGCTTTTAATAAAGCTCTTGAGATTCCGTGACGGATAGCACCAGCTTGTCCAGTGAATCCACCACCATGAACATTAACGATAACATCAAATTTATCTGTTGTATGAGTTAATTCTAATGGTTGGCGTACTGTAACTTTTAAAGTTTCAAGTCCACAGTAATTATCTATATCTCTTTTATTAATTGTAATTTTACCTGTTCCAGGTACTAAATATACTCTAGCAACACTATGCTTTCTACGACCTGTGCCATAATATTTTAATTGTGCCACTTGTATTCCTCCTTTCAGTACGAATCATTAGTTTTTGATTTCTAATACTTCTGGTTTTTGAGCTTCATGTTTATGTTCTGAACCTCTGTATACACGTAGTTTTTTAAGCATTTTTCTTCCAAGTTTGTTCTTTGGAAGCATACCTTTTACTGCATGCATAACTACTTCTTCAGGTTTATTTTTCATCATATCTTTGTATTTTATTTCTTTTAAACCACCTGGATGTCCAGTATGATATCTGTATAATTTTTGGTCTAATTTCTTCCCTGTTAAAACAACTTTATCTGCATTGATAACTACTACGTTATCACCAGTATCAACATGTGGTGTATAGATAGGCTTGTTTTTTCCAATAAGTACTCTTGCTATTTCAGATGATAAACGTCCTAAAGTTTGACCTTCAGCATCTACTATATACCATTTTCTCTCAACTGCTTCTGCTTTTGGCATAAAGGTTTTCATCGAGTTCCCTCCTTATTCAGTTCCATTTCTCATGTATTATCAAAATCCGGGGCTAATGGATTTTAATTTACAATCTCACGATTCAATATTATAGTACATCCAACCTAGTGTGTCAAGTACTTTGAAGAAATTATCCACATTTTTATGTGTTTTTTTATATTTATCCACAATTCGTATATGTTAATATTGGAAATTGTGGATAAAACATCATTTTTATTGGGTTTACACTTTATTATAATCCCCTTTAGCCATAAGCGCTGCTACTATTGCTGTTATCGGTATAGATATTATAAGGCCTATTGTACCAGCTAAAGCTCTAACTATTTCTGTGGAGATTAATTCCATATTAACGATATCTACTAAGGTCATGTCATTTACCATAAATAACAACATTAAACACATTGATGTACCTGCATAAGCTAAAATAAGGGTATTAGACATAGTACCCATTACGTCTTTACCTATATTCATGCCTGATTTGAATAGTTGTCCCACTGTCATTAAAGGATTGTTATCTTTTAACTCTTTTATTGATGAAGATATGGACATACAAACATCCATTACCGCACCTAATGTACCTAGTAGAATACTAGCAAACAATATTCCTTTAAAATCAAGATGCATTGATTCTGTAGAGTACAAGAGCATCTGTGACTCTGATGTCTCAAGTCCAGATAAATTAGCATAATATCCAATTACAAGTGATATTGTTCCTGCTATTATGACACCTGATAAGGTTCCTGCTATAGCCGCTATAGCTTTTTTATTAAACCCACCAATAATAAACATAGTTATAATCGTTACTACAATAGATACCATTATAGATGTAACAACTGGATTCTGACCGTTTATTATACCTCTCAGCATATAATAAACACCTATAATAGTAATACCTAATGTAAATAGTGTCTTAACACCTTTTATTCCACCCACGATAATGGTCAATAATATAAATGCTATAACTAGATAAATTAGATACTTGTCCCTCTTAACATTGGTTATATGACCTTGCAGTATATTTCCTTCTTCATCACGTTCAATACCAACATACAGCTCGTCTCCAACTTTTGCATCAAAACTATTAGCCATTATGCCGTCTACAGTATTGTATACTTCTATTAACTTACCTTTTTCTTTACCTTTAGTAAGTTTTACCTTCAATACTTGTACTTTTTGTATGTAATCTCCGCCTGATGTCTCTAAGGTTTCATATTCATCTTTTATAATTGCAATAACTTTACCGGGTATTACTTCTTCTTTATATACTTCCTCATCATATTCCTCGGTTGAGTCAGTTGCTCGTACACTACTTGTAAATAATCCAAAACAGAGTATCGTTGCTATTACAAATAATAATTTTTGTTTCACAGTAACTTCCTCCTTTCATGATCTAATCATAGTTAATCTTTATTAGAGTTAATCCTTTTGCTGGAGCAGTAGCCCCTGCTTTACTTCTATCTTTTGAGTCTATAATATCTATAATATAATCGGGCTCAATCTTTCCTCTTCCTACATCTATTAATGTTCCTGCAATAATTCTAACCATATTGTATAAAAAGCCATTTCCATTAATACTGATGACAATCATTTTATCCTCAACGGTAACCTCACATTTATAGATTTCTCTCACAGTAGTTTTAACGCTACTTCCCGTTGAACAAAAAGCTTTGAAATCATGTTCACCTATAAAATACCTGGCTGCTTTTTTCATCTTATCTATATCTAAAGATTTATGATAAAAATGAGCATACCTATTATATTGGGGCAATGGAAATCTAGAGTTGTATATTTTATACTCATATGTTTTATTTTTTGCATTATATCTTGGATGGAAACTACTAGTAACCAATTTTGCATCTCTTATTACTATATCCTCGGGTAAATAAGCATTTATTGCATAAGGTATTTTATTTATAGGTATTGATGTTTCTACTTTTAATACAACAATTTGACCTAATGCATGAACACCTGTGTCGGTTCTGCTTGCACCGACTATTTTTATTTCCCGGGAAAACAATTTCTGACAAGCTTCATAAATCTTTTGTTCAATGGTGATTGCATTTTTTTGAACCTGCCATCCACAATATTTTGTTCCGTCGTAAGCTACTACTAGCATAATATTGCCCATTTATTTTCACCCTTCAAAATATACATTTAATATAATTACCCTACTAATTAAAGAATGATAAGTATGGTAATATAAACTACCAATACAATAAATGCAACTAAATCGTATTTGGTATACTTTAATTGTTTCATCCTTGTTCGTCCTTCTCCACCCCTATAACATCTAGCTTCCATGGCTAATGCTAGGTCATCTGCTCTTCTAAACGCAGATATGAACAATGGTACAAGCAAGGGAATAAGGCTTTTAGCTCTCTTTACAATACCACCTGATTCAAAATCAGCTCCTCTAGCCATCTGAGCCTTCATTATTTTATCAGTCTCTTCTAGTAGGATAGGTATGAACCTTAATGCTATAGTCATCATCATAGCTATTTCATGAGCTGGTACCTTTATTTTTTTTAGTGGATTCAATGAGTACTCTATACCATCTGTAAGCTGTATTGGTGAAGTAGTAAGGGTAAGTATTGAAGAACCGATTATTAGAAATATAAGTCTAATTGCCATTAAAGCTGCAAAATACAGTCCTTCCTTATATACTACAACACTTCCTATATTAAAAAGCTTTTCTTCTCCAGGAGTAAAAAACAAATTCAATACAACTGTCAAAATAATTATTATGAATATTGCTTTTAACCCTTTTAGCATAAATCTTAGAGGTACTTTTGATATTATTATCACTGCTCCTAGATATACAAATGCCACAATATATCCCCAAACATTATTAGCAATGAATAAGGAAATAATGAAAGCAAGAGTTCCTAATAATTTCATTCTTGGGTCTAATTTGTGTATATATGAATTAGCAGGATAGTATTGACCAATGGTTATGTCTCGAATCATATTTTCACATCCTTACTAATAGCATTCATAATCTCATCATATGCTTCTTGTATTGTAGTTACTTCATTGGTTACAAGAAACCCTTTGTTCTTAAGTTCTTGCATCAAGTAGGTTACTTGTGGAACACCAAGTCCCATTTTTTCCAATTCTTCAATATGATTAAATACTTTTTTTGGTATATCATCATATCTTACTTTGCCTTCATCCATTACGATAATACGTTCTACGTATTTTCCTACATCTTCCATACTATGTGAAACTAGGATGACTGTTATACCTAGTTCTTCATGTAACTTGGATATTTCATCAAGTATCTCATCTCTACCTCTAGGGTCAAGACCTGCAGTTGGTTCATCTAGAATTAGTACATCTGGTTTCATGGCTAGAACACCAGCTATGGCCACTCTTCTTTTTTGACCACCTGATAATTCAAAAGGTGATTTCTCATAGGTTTCTTCTCCTAATCCTACAATACCTATTGCTTCTTTAACTCTTTTATCAATTTCATCTTGTTCTAGCCTCATGTTAGTAGGTCCAAAAGCCACATCTTTATATACACTCATTTCAAATAATTGATGTTCTGGATATTGGAATACTAGTCCTACTTTTTGTCTTATTTCTCGCAAAGGCTTTTCTTTACTATGTATATCTATATTATTAACATATACATTTCCACTAGCAGGTTTTAATAATCCATTGAAATGTTGAATTAATGTAGATTTACCAGAACCTGTATGTCCGATAAGACCTACAAATTCGCCATCTTTTATTTCTAGAGATACATTATCAATAGCTTTTTTTTCAAAAGGTGTATTCTGACTATAAACATATGTTAAGTTATCTATTTTAATTGACATAGTGCATCAACCATTTCCTTTACATTAAGTATATTTGCCGGTATATTAATATTATTTTTTTTGAGCATATAAGTCAGTTCTGTTACTTGTGGAACATCAAGTCCCAATGTCTTCATCTGCTCTACCTGTGTAAAAACTTCATCTGGAGTTCCTTGTAATGCTATCTTACCTTCATCCATTACATATACTCTATCTGCTTCTATAGCCTCTTCCATGTAATGTGTAATAAGAATAATTGTTATATTTTCACGTTTGTTTAATTCCTGAACCGTTTCAATTACCTCTTTACGTCCAGAAGGGTCTAACATTGCTGTAGGTTCATCTAATATAATACATTCAGGTTTCATAGCTAAAACTCCTGCAATAGCTATTCTCTGCTTTTGTCCACCTGATAGTTTATTAGGTGAATGGGTACTATATGCTTGCATGCCTACAGTATCTAATGCATTATCTACTCTTTTTCTTATTTCCTCTGGCTCTATTCCTAGATTTTCTGGTCCAAAGGCAACATCCTCTTCTACTACAGTAGCAATTATCTGATTATCAGGGTTCTGAAACACCATTCCTGCTGTCTGCCTTATATTCCATATATCGTCTTCTTTTTTTGTATCCATACCTTTTACCCATAGAGTACCCTCTGAAGGGGTTAAAAGTGCATTTAAATGCTTAGCCATAGTAGATTTCCCAGAACCATTATGCCCTAATATGGCTATGAATTCTCCTTTATTGATATTTATATCCACATGGTCAAGAGCTCTGTTTAATTCTTCTATTTCACCCATATCATTATGGGTATGATATTCATATACCAAACCTTTAGATTTGATCATTTCCATTTATCACACCACCTGTTGCTATATTATCATTGTCAAGTAATATAGACTATTATAAACATTAATTTCCTCTATATATTGAACCTCAATAACTATCTACCTATATTAAAAAATTCAATATACTTCCCTTATCTTATAAATTGTATAGAACTAAATACTGGCTCTATAGCAATTATTAATTCAACTTATATATCTCAATTAATACTCAGTATTGTTGATATATAATAATATAGAAATTGAATACTTATAATAGTATATATTACCGTACCTTAAAACTCAATATAATTCATTAATTTATATTTAATTGCAAATAAGGGATTAAGTGCATATATGCCTTAATCCCTATATTATTACTAATGCAAAATTACACTAATTCAATAATTACTTCTTCTGCACCGTCACCTCTACGAGGTCCTATTTTAATAATTCTTGTATATCCACCATTTCTATCAGAATACTTTGGAGCAATCTCATCAAATAACTTATCTACTAAGTTAACTTGTTTAGTATTTGCTTTTTTACCAGCATTCTTTACAGGCACTTCTTTTACTGGGTATAAAACCTTAAGCATTTGTCTACGTGCATGTAATCTAGTAGCGCTATCTTTTTTAATAGTTTTTTCGATATTTTCAAATTCAGTAACTTTTTTACCATCTACTACTGTCTTCACTCTTTTTCCATCAGCAGTTTTCTTAGGTACTTTTTGAGTTACAG
The window above is part of the Vallitalea guaymasensis genome. Proteins encoded here:
- the rpsI gene encoding 30S ribosomal protein S9, whose amino-acid sequence is MAQLKYYGTGRRKHSVARVYLVPGTGKITINKRDIDNYCGLETLKVTVRQPLELTHTTDKFDVIVNVHGGGFTGQAGAIRHGISRALLKADDEFRPALKKAGFLTRDPRMKERKKYGLKAARRAPQFSKR
- the rplM gene encoding 50S ribosomal protein L13: MKTFMPKAEAVERKWYIVDAEGQTLGRLSSEIARVLIGKNKPIYTPHVDTGDNVVVINADKVVLTGKKLDQKLYRYHTGHPGGLKEIKYKDMMKNKPEEVVMHAVKGMLPKNKLGRKMLKKLRVYRGSEHKHEAQKPEVLEIKN
- a CDS encoding YibE/F family protein; this encodes MKQKLLFVIATILCFGLFTSSVRATDSTEEYDEEVYKEEVIPGKVIAIIKDEYETLETSGGDYIQKVQVLKVKLTKGKEKGKLIEVYNTVDGIMANSFDAKVGDELYVGIERDEEGNILQGHITNVKRDKYLIYLVIAFILLTIIVGGIKGVKTLFTLGITIIGVYYMLRGIINGQNPVVTSIMVSIVVTIITMFIIGGFNKKAIAAIAGTLSGVIIAGTISLVIGYYANLSGLETSESQMLLYSTESMHLDFKGILFASILLGTLGAVMDVCMSISSSIKELKDNNPLMTVGQLFKSGMNIGKDVMGTMSNTLILAYAGTSMCLMLLFMVNDMTLVDIVNMELISTEIVRALAGTIGLIISIPITAIVAALMAKGDYNKV
- the truA gene encoding tRNA pseudouridine(38-40) synthase TruA, coding for MGNIMLVVAYDGTKYCGWQVQKNAITIEQKIYEACQKLFSREIKIVGASRTDTGVHALGQIVVLKVETSIPINKIPYAINAYLPEDIVIRDAKLVTSSFHPRYNAKNKTYEYKIYNSRFPLPQYNRYAHFYHKSLDIDKMKKAARYFIGEHDFKAFCSTGSSVKTTVREIYKCEVTVEDKMIVISINGNGFLYNMVRIIAGTLIDVGRGKIEPDYIIDIIDSKDRSKAGATAPAKGLTLIKINYD
- a CDS encoding energy-coupling factor transporter transmembrane component T family protein, whose translation is MIRDITIGQYYPANSYIHKLDPRMKLLGTLAFIISLFIANNVWGYIVAFVYLGAVIIISKVPLRFMLKGLKAIFIIIILTVVLNLFFTPGEEKLFNIGSVVVYKEGLYFAALMAIRLIFLIIGSSILTLTTSPIQLTDGIEYSLNPLKKIKVPAHEIAMMMTIALRFIPILLEETDKIMKAQMARGADFESGGIVKRAKSLIPLLVPLFISAFRRADDLALAMEARCYRGGEGRTRMKQLKYTKYDLVAFIVLVVYITILIIL
- a CDS encoding energy-coupling factor transporter ATPase; the encoded protein is MSIKIDNLTYVYSQNTPFEKKAIDNVSLEIKDGEFVGLIGHTGSGKSTLIQHFNGLLKPASGNVYVNNIDIHSKEKPLREIRQKVGLVFQYPEHQLFEMSVYKDVAFGPTNMRLEQDEIDKRVKEAIGIVGLGEETYEKSPFELSGGQKRRVAIAGVLAMKPDVLILDEPTAGLDPRGRDEILDEISKLHEELGITVILVSHSMEDVGKYVERIIVMDEGKVRYDDIPKKVFNHIEELEKMGLGVPQVTYLMQELKNKGFLVTNEVTTIQEAYDEIMNAISKDVKI
- a CDS encoding energy-coupling factor transporter ATPase, which translates into the protein MEMIKSKGLVYEYHTHNDMGEIEELNRALDHVDININKGEFIAILGHNGSGKSTMAKHLNALLTPSEGTLWVKGMDTKKEDDIWNIRQTAGMVFQNPDNQIIATVVEEDVAFGPENLGIEPEEIRKRVDNALDTVGMQAYSTHSPNKLSGGQKQRIAIAGVLAMKPECIILDEPTAMLDPSGRKEVIETVQELNKRENITIILITHYMEEAIEADRVYVMDEGKIALQGTPDEVFTQVEQMKTLGLDVPQVTELTYMLKKNNINIPANILNVKEMVDALCQLK
- a CDS encoding bL17 family ribosomal protein, which gives rise to MAGYRKLGRTSSQRKALLRNQVTNLIYHGQIKTTVSKAKEVRKIAEKLIALSVKEKDNYETVTVTQKVPKKTADGKRVKTVVDGKKVTEFENIEKTIKKDSATRLHARRQMLKVLYPVKEVPVKNAGKKANTKQVNLVDKLFDEIAPKYSDRNGGYTRIIKIGPRRGDGAEEVIIELV